A single genomic interval of Daucus carota subsp. sativus chromosome 1, DH1 v3.0, whole genome shotgun sequence harbors:
- the LOC108205434 gene encoding mitochondrial uncoupling protein 5: protein MGVKGFVEGGIASIIAGCSTHPLDLIKVRMQLQGESSGSVQPLRPALAFQTSSTRINLPPPRVGPIAVGVKIIQQDGVKALFSGVSATMLRQTLYSTTRMGLYDVMKQKWTDPETGSMPLMTKIGAGLIAGGIGAAVGNPADVAMVRMQADGRLPASQRRNYKSVIDAITQMRKSEGITSLWRGSSLTVNRAMLVTASQLASYDQIKESILDNNLMKDGLGTHVTASFAAGFVASVVTNPVDVIKTRVMNMKVEPGNAPPYSGAIDCAMKTVRSEGVMALYKGFIPTISRQGPFTVVLFVTLEQVRKLLKDF from the coding sequence ATGGGTGTTAAGGGATTTGTTGAAGGAGGGATAGCATCAATCATAGCTGGATGTTCGACCCACCCACTTGATCTAATCAAGGTCCGAATGCAGCTGCAGGGCGAATCATCCGGGTCTGTTCAGCCGCTCCGACCCGCTCTGGCTTTCCAGACATCCTCCACGCGCATCAACCTCCCTCCCCCGCGCGTGGGACCCATCGCCGTCGGCGTCAAGATCATCCAGCAAGACGGGGTCAAAGCGCTCTTCTCCGGCGTCTCGGCGACCATGCTCCGGCAGACCCTCTACTCAACAACCCGTATGGGCTTGTACGACGTCATGAAGCAAAAATGGACCGACCCGGAAACCGGCAGCATGCCGTTAATGACAAAGATCGGCGCCGGACTCATCGCCGGCGGCATCGGCGCCGCCGTCGGCAACCCCGCCGACGTGGCCATGGTCCGTATGCAGGCCGACGGAAGGCTCCCCGCGTCGCAACGACGCAACTACAAGTCCGTCATCGACGCCATCACCCAAATGCGCAAATCCGAGGGCATCACTTCCCTGTGGCGCGGCTCATCCCTTACGGTGAACCGCGCCATGCTAGTCACCGCATCACAGCTCGCCTCTTACGATCAAATCAAAGAATCGATCCTCGATAACAATTTAATGAAAGACGGGCTCGGGACCCACGTGACCGCGAGCTTCGCGGCCGGGTTCGTAGCCTCGGTGGTGACCAATCCCGTGGACGTGATCAAGACCCGAGTTATGAACATGAAAGTGGAGCCAGGGAATGCGCCGCCTTATAGTGGTGCGATAGATTGTGCAATGAAGACCGTCCGATCAGAGGGCGTGATGGCTTTGTACAAGGGGTTTATTCCGACTATATCGAGGCAGGGTCCATTCACTGTGGTGCTCTTTGTCACACTGGAACAAGTCAGGAAATTGCTTAAAGATTTTTGA